Proteins encoded in a region of the Dromaius novaehollandiae isolate bDroNov1 chromosome 18, bDroNov1.hap1, whole genome shotgun sequence genome:
- the SLC26A11 gene encoding sodium-independent sulfate anion transporter isoform X4 yields the protein MRPGPPGRIPGPSPGAAVTRAAPARSRLPTPGSALPPPGSATSVAASPGARGAPAPARRRYRPARSRLRGAGAAGAVPGRERSPAAKPRCPGQPRALPRGAMPAPAPQDRGRCCSYRAVQKRLPILSWLPRYSLAWLQLDLIAGATVGLTVVPQALAYAEVAGLPVQYGLYSSFMGCFVYCFLGTAKDVTLGPTAIMSLLVSSYAFHDPVYAVLLAFLSGCIQLAMGLLRLGFLLDFISCPVIKGFTSAASVTIGFSQVKNFLGLRGIPRQFFLQVYETLRRIGETRAGDAILGLACLVALTGLGAMKRRLSGAPGAEPLSARVSYLIVWISATARNALVVLSAGLVAYSFQAMGSRPFTLTGEVPQGLPALRLPPFAEAAANGTVPFGRMVQDMGDGLAVVPLMGLLETVAIAKAFASQNGYRIDPNQELLAMGFTNILGSFVSSYPVTGSFGRTAVNAQTGACTPAGGLVTGALVLLSLAYLTSCFSYVPKAALAAVIVCAVAPVFDAGIVRTLWRVKRLDLVPLCVTFLLCFWEVQYGIVAGVLVSGVLLLYPIARPPIKVSDRGGLLVQPGSSLHFPAVEYLRDTLCKRALAASSPRSIVLDCRHVSSIDYTVVVGLADLLRELRKQGFALAFRGLQDNVLQVLLAADLDEFQHCTGWQEADETLCLSGAEAAAAWQQ from the exons atgcgcccggggccgccgggaaGGATCCCGGGACCGAGCCCGGGAGCGGCGGTTACCCGGGCTGCCCCCGCCCGCAGCCGGCTCCCGACcccgggctccgcgctgcccccgcccggctccgcgacCTCCGTCGCTGCCTCCCCGGGcgcgcggggagccccggcccctgcccgccGGAGGTACCGGCCGGCCCGGAGCCGCCTTCGCGGAGCTGGGGCAGCCGGCGCGGTCCCGGGCAGGGAGCGGAGCCCCGCCGCGAAAccccgctgccccgggcagccccgcgccctgccccgggGAGCCATGCCGGCGCCGGCCCCCCAGGACCGCGGGCGATGCTGCTCTTACCGCGCGGTCCAGAAGCGGCTGCCTATCCTCAGCTGGCTTCCGCGGTACTCGCTGGCCTGGCTGCAGCTCGACTTGATCGCCGGAGCGACCGTGGGGCTGACGGTGGTACCGCAGGCGCTGGCGTACGCCGAGGTGGCCGGCCTGCCCGTGCAG TACGGCCTCTATTCTTCCTTCATGGGCTGCTTCGTCTACTGCTTCCTGGGAACTGCCAAGGACGTGACGCTGGGTCCCACTGCCATCATGTCGCTGCTTGTCTCCTCTTACGCGTTCCACGACCCCGTCTATGCCGTCCTGCTCGCCTTCCTGTCGGGCTGCATCCAGCTGGCCATGGGGCTTCTGCGTCTTG GTTTTCTCCTGGACTTTATATCCTGCCCGGTCATTAAAGGCTTCACCTCAGCTGCCTCAGTCACCATTGGCTTCAGCCAGGTCAAG AACTTCCTGGGCCTGCGGGGAATCCCTCGGCAGTTTTTCCTGCAGGTGTACGAGACGCTGAGGAGGATCGGAGAGACCAG GGCTGGGGATGCCATCCTTGGGCTGGCCTGCCTGGTGGCACTCACGGGGCTCGGGGCAATGAAGAGGCGCCTCTCCGGAGCTCCCGGCGCGGAGCCGCTGTCCGCCAGGGTCAGTTACCTCATCGTCTGGATCTCCGCCACGG CCCGCAACGCCCTCGTGGTCCTGTCTGCTGGCCTGGTGGCTTACTCCTTCCAGGCGATGGGCTCCCGGCCGTTCACCCTCACCGGCGAGGTCCCGCAGGGGCTCCCCGCGTTGCGGCTGCCGCCGTTCGCCGAGGCCGCCGCCAACGGCACCGTTCCCTTCGGCAGGATGGTGCAG GACATGGGAGACGGACTGGCCGTGGTGCCGCTCATGGGCCTGCTGGAGACCGTTGCCATCGCCAAGGCTTTTG CCTCGCAGAACGGCTACAGGATCGACCCCAACCAGGAGCTGCTGGCTATGG GCTTCACCAACATCCTGGGCTCCTTCGTCTCCTCGTACCCCGTCACGGGCAGCTTTGGGCG GACGGCGGTGAACGCGCAGACGGGCGCCTGCACCCCCGCGGGGGGGCTCGTCACAG GGGCCCTGGTCCTGCTCTCGCTGGCCTACCTGACCTCCTGCTTCTCCTACGTCCCCAAAGCGGCGCTGGCCGCCGTCATCGTCTGCGCCGTGGCTCCCGTGTTCGACGCCGGGATCGTCAGGACGCTGTGGCGGGTGAAGA GGCTGGACCTCGTGCCCCTGTGCGTGACGTTCCTGCTCTGCTTCTGGGAGGTGCAGTACGGCATCGTGGCCGGGGTGCTGGTCTCCGGGGTTCTCCTGCTCTACCCCATCGCCAGGCCCCCCATAAAG GTGTCTGACCGGGGAGGGCTCCTCGTGCAGCCCGGGAGCAGCCTGCACTTCCCAGCCGTCGAGTACCTGCGGGACACGCTGTGCAAGCGCGCGCTGGCAG CGTCTTCGCCGCGCTCCATCGTCCTGGACTGCCGCCACGTCAGCAGCATCGATTACAcggtggtggtggggctggcagATCTGCTGCGCGAGCTGCGCAAGCAGGGCTTCGCCCTGGCCTTCCGCGGCCTGCAG GACAACGTTCTGCAGGTCCTGCTGGCTGCAGACTTAGACGAGTTCCAGCACTGCACCGGCTGGCAGGAGGCAGACGAGACTTTGTGCCTCTCCGGGGCGGAAGCGGCTGCCGCTTGGCAGCAGTGA
- the SLC26A11 gene encoding sodium-independent sulfate anion transporter isoform X3, whose translation MRPGPPGRIPGPSPGAAVTRAAPARSRLPTPGSALPPPGSATSVAASPGARGAPAPARRRYRPARSRLRGAGAAGAVPGRERSPAAKPRCPGQPRALPRGAMPAPAPQDRGRCCSYRAVQKRLPILSWLPRYSLAWLQLDLIAGATVGLTVVPQALAYAEVAGLPVQYGLYSSFMGCFVYCFLGTAKDVTLGPTAIMSLLVSSYAFHDPVYAVLLAFLSGCIQLAMGLLRLGFLLDFISCPVIKGFTSAASVTIGFSQVKNFLGLRGIPRQFFLQVYETLRRIGETRAGDAILGLACLVALTGLGAMKRRLSGAPGAEPLSARVSYLIVWISATARNALVVLSAGLVAYSFQAMGSRPFTLTGEVPQGLPALRLPPFAEAAANGTVPFGRMVQDMGDGLAVVPLMGLLETVAIAKAFASQNGYRIDPNQELLAMGFTNILGSFVSSYPVTGSFGRTAVNAQTGACTPAGGLVTGALVLLSLAYLTSCFSYVPKAALAAVIVCAVAPVFDAGIVRTLWRVKRLDLVPLCVTFLLCFWEVQYGIVAGVLVSGVLLLYPIARPPIKVSDRGGLLVQPGSSLHFPAVEYLRDTLCKRALAAASSPRSIVLDCRHVSSIDYTVVVGLADLLRELRKQGFALAFRGLQDNVLQVLLAADLDEFQHCTGWQEADETLCLSGAEAAAAWQQ comes from the exons atgcgcccggggccgccgggaaGGATCCCGGGACCGAGCCCGGGAGCGGCGGTTACCCGGGCTGCCCCCGCCCGCAGCCGGCTCCCGACcccgggctccgcgctgcccccgcccggctccgcgacCTCCGTCGCTGCCTCCCCGGGcgcgcggggagccccggcccctgcccgccGGAGGTACCGGCCGGCCCGGAGCCGCCTTCGCGGAGCTGGGGCAGCCGGCGCGGTCCCGGGCAGGGAGCGGAGCCCCGCCGCGAAAccccgctgccccgggcagccccgcgccctgccccgggGAGCCATGCCGGCGCCGGCCCCCCAGGACCGCGGGCGATGCTGCTCTTACCGCGCGGTCCAGAAGCGGCTGCCTATCCTCAGCTGGCTTCCGCGGTACTCGCTGGCCTGGCTGCAGCTCGACTTGATCGCCGGAGCGACCGTGGGGCTGACGGTGGTACCGCAGGCGCTGGCGTACGCCGAGGTGGCCGGCCTGCCCGTGCAG TACGGCCTCTATTCTTCCTTCATGGGCTGCTTCGTCTACTGCTTCCTGGGAACTGCCAAGGACGTGACGCTGGGTCCCACTGCCATCATGTCGCTGCTTGTCTCCTCTTACGCGTTCCACGACCCCGTCTATGCCGTCCTGCTCGCCTTCCTGTCGGGCTGCATCCAGCTGGCCATGGGGCTTCTGCGTCTTG GTTTTCTCCTGGACTTTATATCCTGCCCGGTCATTAAAGGCTTCACCTCAGCTGCCTCAGTCACCATTGGCTTCAGCCAGGTCAAG AACTTCCTGGGCCTGCGGGGAATCCCTCGGCAGTTTTTCCTGCAGGTGTACGAGACGCTGAGGAGGATCGGAGAGACCAG GGCTGGGGATGCCATCCTTGGGCTGGCCTGCCTGGTGGCACTCACGGGGCTCGGGGCAATGAAGAGGCGCCTCTCCGGAGCTCCCGGCGCGGAGCCGCTGTCCGCCAGGGTCAGTTACCTCATCGTCTGGATCTCCGCCACGG CCCGCAACGCCCTCGTGGTCCTGTCTGCTGGCCTGGTGGCTTACTCCTTCCAGGCGATGGGCTCCCGGCCGTTCACCCTCACCGGCGAGGTCCCGCAGGGGCTCCCCGCGTTGCGGCTGCCGCCGTTCGCCGAGGCCGCCGCCAACGGCACCGTTCCCTTCGGCAGGATGGTGCAG GACATGGGAGACGGACTGGCCGTGGTGCCGCTCATGGGCCTGCTGGAGACCGTTGCCATCGCCAAGGCTTTTG CCTCGCAGAACGGCTACAGGATCGACCCCAACCAGGAGCTGCTGGCTATGG GCTTCACCAACATCCTGGGCTCCTTCGTCTCCTCGTACCCCGTCACGGGCAGCTTTGGGCG GACGGCGGTGAACGCGCAGACGGGCGCCTGCACCCCCGCGGGGGGGCTCGTCACAG GGGCCCTGGTCCTGCTCTCGCTGGCCTACCTGACCTCCTGCTTCTCCTACGTCCCCAAAGCGGCGCTGGCCGCCGTCATCGTCTGCGCCGTGGCTCCCGTGTTCGACGCCGGGATCGTCAGGACGCTGTGGCGGGTGAAGA GGCTGGACCTCGTGCCCCTGTGCGTGACGTTCCTGCTCTGCTTCTGGGAGGTGCAGTACGGCATCGTGGCCGGGGTGCTGGTCTCCGGGGTTCTCCTGCTCTACCCCATCGCCAGGCCCCCCATAAAG GTGTCTGACCGGGGAGGGCTCCTCGTGCAGCCCGGGAGCAGCCTGCACTTCCCAGCCGTCGAGTACCTGCGGGACACGCTGTGCAAGCGCGCGCTGGCAG CAGCGTCTTCGCCGCGCTCCATCGTCCTGGACTGCCGCCACGTCAGCAGCATCGATTACAcggtggtggtggggctggcagATCTGCTGCGCGAGCTGCGCAAGCAGGGCTTCGCCCTGGCCTTCCGCGGCCTGCAG GACAACGTTCTGCAGGTCCTGCTGGCTGCAGACTTAGACGAGTTCCAGCACTGCACCGGCTGGCAGGAGGCAGACGAGACTTTGTGCCTCTCCGGGGCGGAAGCGGCTGCCGCTTGGCAGCAGTGA
- the SLC26A11 gene encoding sodium-independent sulfate anion transporter isoform X2 produces the protein MRPGPPGRIPGPSPGAAVTRAAPARSRLPTPGSALPPPGSATSVAASPGARGAPAPARRRYRPARSRLRGAGAAGAVPGRERSPAAKPRCPGQPRALPRGAMPAPAPQDRGRCCSYRAVQKRLPILSWLPRYSLAWLQLDLIAGATVGLTVVPQALAYAEVAGLPVQYGLYSSFMGCFVYCFLGTAKDVTLGPTAIMSLLVSSYAFHDPVYAVLLAFLSGCIQLAMGLLRLGFLLDFISCPVIKGFTSAASVTIGFSQVKNFLGLRGIPRQFFLQVYETLRRIGETRAGDAILGLACLVALTGLGAMKRRLSGAPGAEPLSARVSYLIVWISATGALAFLCPFSFPRPSFLRAQPLLEQRKRGDLQRGRGSLDLTEVGRSWIPEPATPSWSCLLAWWLTPSRRWAPGRSPSPARSRRGSPRCGCRRSPRPPPTAPFPSAGWCRTWETDWPWCRSWACWRPLPSPRLLPRRTATGSTPTRSCWLWASPTSWAPSSPRTPSRAALGEPPVPGGTRVWGRRSPLCRSLGRCLCSAFQDGGERADGRLHPRGGARHRGPGPALAGLPDLLLLLRPQSGAGRRHRLRRGSRVRRRDRQDAVAGLDLVPLCVTFLLCFWEVQYGIVAGVLVSGVLLLYPIARPPIKVSDRGGLLVQPGSSLHFPAVEYLRDTLCKRALAASSPRSIVLDCRHVSSIDYTVVVGLADLLRELRKQGFALAFRGLQDNVLQVLLAADLDEFQHCTGWQEADETLCLSGAEAAAAWQQ, from the exons atgcgcccggggccgccgggaaGGATCCCGGGACCGAGCCCGGGAGCGGCGGTTACCCGGGCTGCCCCCGCCCGCAGCCGGCTCCCGACcccgggctccgcgctgcccccgcccggctccgcgacCTCCGTCGCTGCCTCCCCGGGcgcgcggggagccccggcccctgcccgccGGAGGTACCGGCCGGCCCGGAGCCGCCTTCGCGGAGCTGGGGCAGCCGGCGCGGTCCCGGGCAGGGAGCGGAGCCCCGCCGCGAAAccccgctgccccgggcagccccgcgccctgccccgggGAGCCATGCCGGCGCCGGCCCCCCAGGACCGCGGGCGATGCTGCTCTTACCGCGCGGTCCAGAAGCGGCTGCCTATCCTCAGCTGGCTTCCGCGGTACTCGCTGGCCTGGCTGCAGCTCGACTTGATCGCCGGAGCGACCGTGGGGCTGACGGTGGTACCGCAGGCGCTGGCGTACGCCGAGGTGGCCGGCCTGCCCGTGCAG TACGGCCTCTATTCTTCCTTCATGGGCTGCTTCGTCTACTGCTTCCTGGGAACTGCCAAGGACGTGACGCTGGGTCCCACTGCCATCATGTCGCTGCTTGTCTCCTCTTACGCGTTCCACGACCCCGTCTATGCCGTCCTGCTCGCCTTCCTGTCGGGCTGCATCCAGCTGGCCATGGGGCTTCTGCGTCTTG GTTTTCTCCTGGACTTTATATCCTGCCCGGTCATTAAAGGCTTCACCTCAGCTGCCTCAGTCACCATTGGCTTCAGCCAGGTCAAG AACTTCCTGGGCCTGCGGGGAATCCCTCGGCAGTTTTTCCTGCAGGTGTACGAGACGCTGAGGAGGATCGGAGAGACCAG GGCTGGGGATGCCATCCTTGGGCTGGCCTGCCTGGTGGCACTCACGGGGCTCGGGGCAATGAAGAGGCGCCTCTCCGGAGCTCCCGGCGCGGAGCCGCTGTCCGCCAGGGTCAGTTACCTCATCGTCTGGATCTCCGCCACGGGTGCGTTggcctttctctgccctttctctttcCCACGGCCGTCCTTCCTACGGGCTCAGCCTCTtctggagcagaggaagaggggagacctgcaaagaggaagagggagCCTGGACCTGACTGAGGTTGGCAGGAGCTGGATCCCAGAG CCCGCAACGCCCTCGTGGTCCTGTCTGCTGGCCTGGTGGCTTACTCCTTCCAGGCGATGGGCTCCCGGCCGTTCACCCTCACCGGCGAGGTCCCGCAGGGGCTCCCCGCGTTGCGGCTGCCGCCGTTCGCCGAGGCCGCCGCCAACGGCACCGTTCCCTTCGGCAGGATGGTGCAG GACATGGGAGACGGACTGGCCGTGGTGCCGCTCATGGGCCTGCTGGAGACCGTTGCCATCGCCAAGGCTTTTG CCTCGCAGAACGGCTACAGGATCGACCCCAACCAGGAGCTGCTGGCTATGG GCTTCACCAACATCCTGGGCTCCTTCGTCTCCTCGTACCCCGTCACGGGCAGCTTTGGGCG AGCCGCCCGTGCCGGGTGGGACGCGGGTCTGGGGCCGCCGGTCCCCGCTGTGCCGCAGCCTGGGACGGTGCCTCTGCTCCGCGTTTCAGGACGGCGGTGAACGCGCAGACGGGCGCCTGCACCCCCGCGGGGGGGCTCGTCACAG GGGCCCTGGTCCTGCTCTCGCTGGCCTACCTGACCTCCTGCTTCTCCTACGTCCCCAAAGCGGCGCTGGCCGCCGTCATCGTCTGCGCCGTGGCTCCCGTGTTCGACGCCGGGATCGTCAGGACGCTGTGGCGG GGCTGGACCTCGTGCCCCTGTGCGTGACGTTCCTGCTCTGCTTCTGGGAGGTGCAGTACGGCATCGTGGCCGGGGTGCTGGTCTCCGGGGTTCTCCTGCTCTACCCCATCGCCAGGCCCCCCATAAAG GTGTCTGACCGGGGAGGGCTCCTCGTGCAGCCCGGGAGCAGCCTGCACTTCCCAGCCGTCGAGTACCTGCGGGACACGCTGTGCAAGCGCGCGCTGGCAG CGTCTTCGCCGCGCTCCATCGTCCTGGACTGCCGCCACGTCAGCAGCATCGATTACAcggtggtggtggggctggcagATCTGCTGCGCGAGCTGCGCAAGCAGGGCTTCGCCCTGGCCTTCCGCGGCCTGCAG GACAACGTTCTGCAGGTCCTGCTGGCTGCAGACTTAGACGAGTTCCAGCACTGCACCGGCTGGCAGGAGGCAGACGAGACTTTGTGCCTCTCCGGGGCGGAAGCGGCTGCCGCTTGGCAGCAGTGA
- the SLC26A11 gene encoding sodium-independent sulfate anion transporter isoform X1: MRPGPPGRIPGPSPGAAVTRAAPARSRLPTPGSALPPPGSATSVAASPGARGAPAPARRRYRPARSRLRGAGAAGAVPGRERSPAAKPRCPGQPRALPRGAMPAPAPQDRGRCCSYRAVQKRLPILSWLPRYSLAWLQLDLIAGATVGLTVVPQALAYAEVAGLPVQYGLYSSFMGCFVYCFLGTAKDVTLGPTAIMSLLVSSYAFHDPVYAVLLAFLSGCIQLAMGLLRLGFLLDFISCPVIKGFTSAASVTIGFSQVKNFLGLRGIPRQFFLQVYETLRRIGETRAGDAILGLACLVALTGLGAMKRRLSGAPGAEPLSARVSYLIVWISATGALAFLCPFSFPRPSFLRAQPLLEQRKRGDLQRGRGSLDLTEVGRSWIPEPATPSWSCLLAWWLTPSRRWAPGRSPSPARSRRGSPRCGCRRSPRPPPTAPFPSAGWCRTWETDWPWCRSWACWRPLPSPRLLPRRTATGSTPTRSCWLWASPTSWAPSSPRTPSRAALGEPPVPGGTRVWGRRSPLCRSLGRCLCSAFQDGGERADGRLHPRGGARHRGPGPALAGLPDLLLLLRPQSGAGRRHRLRRGSRVRRRDRQDAVAGLDLVPLCVTFLLCFWEVQYGIVAGVLVSGVLLLYPIARPPIKVSDRGGLLVQPGSSLHFPAVEYLRDTLCKRALAAASSPRSIVLDCRHVSSIDYTVVVGLADLLRELRKQGFALAFRGLQDNVLQVLLAADLDEFQHCTGWQEADETLCLSGAEAAAAWQQ, translated from the exons atgcgcccggggccgccgggaaGGATCCCGGGACCGAGCCCGGGAGCGGCGGTTACCCGGGCTGCCCCCGCCCGCAGCCGGCTCCCGACcccgggctccgcgctgcccccgcccggctccgcgacCTCCGTCGCTGCCTCCCCGGGcgcgcggggagccccggcccctgcccgccGGAGGTACCGGCCGGCCCGGAGCCGCCTTCGCGGAGCTGGGGCAGCCGGCGCGGTCCCGGGCAGGGAGCGGAGCCCCGCCGCGAAAccccgctgccccgggcagccccgcgccctgccccgggGAGCCATGCCGGCGCCGGCCCCCCAGGACCGCGGGCGATGCTGCTCTTACCGCGCGGTCCAGAAGCGGCTGCCTATCCTCAGCTGGCTTCCGCGGTACTCGCTGGCCTGGCTGCAGCTCGACTTGATCGCCGGAGCGACCGTGGGGCTGACGGTGGTACCGCAGGCGCTGGCGTACGCCGAGGTGGCCGGCCTGCCCGTGCAG TACGGCCTCTATTCTTCCTTCATGGGCTGCTTCGTCTACTGCTTCCTGGGAACTGCCAAGGACGTGACGCTGGGTCCCACTGCCATCATGTCGCTGCTTGTCTCCTCTTACGCGTTCCACGACCCCGTCTATGCCGTCCTGCTCGCCTTCCTGTCGGGCTGCATCCAGCTGGCCATGGGGCTTCTGCGTCTTG GTTTTCTCCTGGACTTTATATCCTGCCCGGTCATTAAAGGCTTCACCTCAGCTGCCTCAGTCACCATTGGCTTCAGCCAGGTCAAG AACTTCCTGGGCCTGCGGGGAATCCCTCGGCAGTTTTTCCTGCAGGTGTACGAGACGCTGAGGAGGATCGGAGAGACCAG GGCTGGGGATGCCATCCTTGGGCTGGCCTGCCTGGTGGCACTCACGGGGCTCGGGGCAATGAAGAGGCGCCTCTCCGGAGCTCCCGGCGCGGAGCCGCTGTCCGCCAGGGTCAGTTACCTCATCGTCTGGATCTCCGCCACGGGTGCGTTggcctttctctgccctttctctttcCCACGGCCGTCCTTCCTACGGGCTCAGCCTCTtctggagcagaggaagaggggagacctgcaaagaggaagagggagCCTGGACCTGACTGAGGTTGGCAGGAGCTGGATCCCAGAG CCCGCAACGCCCTCGTGGTCCTGTCTGCTGGCCTGGTGGCTTACTCCTTCCAGGCGATGGGCTCCCGGCCGTTCACCCTCACCGGCGAGGTCCCGCAGGGGCTCCCCGCGTTGCGGCTGCCGCCGTTCGCCGAGGCCGCCGCCAACGGCACCGTTCCCTTCGGCAGGATGGTGCAG GACATGGGAGACGGACTGGCCGTGGTGCCGCTCATGGGCCTGCTGGAGACCGTTGCCATCGCCAAGGCTTTTG CCTCGCAGAACGGCTACAGGATCGACCCCAACCAGGAGCTGCTGGCTATGG GCTTCACCAACATCCTGGGCTCCTTCGTCTCCTCGTACCCCGTCACGGGCAGCTTTGGGCG AGCCGCCCGTGCCGGGTGGGACGCGGGTCTGGGGCCGCCGGTCCCCGCTGTGCCGCAGCCTGGGACGGTGCCTCTGCTCCGCGTTTCAGGACGGCGGTGAACGCGCAGACGGGCGCCTGCACCCCCGCGGGGGGGCTCGTCACAG GGGCCCTGGTCCTGCTCTCGCTGGCCTACCTGACCTCCTGCTTCTCCTACGTCCCCAAAGCGGCGCTGGCCGCCGTCATCGTCTGCGCCGTGGCTCCCGTGTTCGACGCCGGGATCGTCAGGACGCTGTGGCGG GGCTGGACCTCGTGCCCCTGTGCGTGACGTTCCTGCTCTGCTTCTGGGAGGTGCAGTACGGCATCGTGGCCGGGGTGCTGGTCTCCGGGGTTCTCCTGCTCTACCCCATCGCCAGGCCCCCCATAAAG GTGTCTGACCGGGGAGGGCTCCTCGTGCAGCCCGGGAGCAGCCTGCACTTCCCAGCCGTCGAGTACCTGCGGGACACGCTGTGCAAGCGCGCGCTGGCAG CAGCGTCTTCGCCGCGCTCCATCGTCCTGGACTGCCGCCACGTCAGCAGCATCGATTACAcggtggtggtggggctggcagATCTGCTGCGCGAGCTGCGCAAGCAGGGCTTCGCCCTGGCCTTCCGCGGCCTGCAG GACAACGTTCTGCAGGTCCTGCTGGCTGCAGACTTAGACGAGTTCCAGCACTGCACCGGCTGGCAGGAGGCAGACGAGACTTTGTGCCTCTCCGGGGCGGAAGCGGCTGCCGCTTGGCAGCAGTGA
- the SGSH gene encoding N-sulphoglucosamine sulphohydrolase, producing MRPRALPLPLLVLLVLQLGGAPAPARNVLLLLADDGGFESGAYNNSAIQTPNLDTLARRSVVFQNAFTSVSSCSPSRASILTGLPQHQNGMYGLHQDVHHFNSFDGVRSLPLLLSRARIRTGIIGKKHVGPEAVYPFDFAYTEENSSVLQVGRNITRIKALVRNFLQSQDERPFFLYVAFHDPHRCGHSQPQYGAFCEKFGNGESGMGWIPDWKPQLYSPEEVQVPHFVPDTPAARADLAAQYTTIGRMDQGIGLVLEELRRAGFLNSTLVIYTSDNGIPFPSGRTNLYRSGTAEPLLISSPEHAGRWGQVSQAFASLLDLTPTILDWFSIPYPSYSIFGGKKVQLTGKSLLPALELEQPWATAFSSQSHHEVTMYYPMRAIQHQQFRLVHNLNYRMPFPIDQDFYVSPTFQDLLNRTRAGQPTRWNKTLHEYYYRDRWELFDCSRDPAESQNLAADPRYAAVFELLHTRLLKWQWDTSDPWVCAPDAVLEQKLNPQCQPLHNEL from the exons atgaggccccgggcgctgccgctgccgctcctggtgctgctggtgctgcagctcggcggggccccggccccggcccgcaacgtgctgctgctcctgg CAGACGACGGCGGCTTTGAGAGCGGTGCGTACAACAATTCGGCCATCCAGACGCCCAACCTGGACACGCTGGCCCGGCGCAGCGTTGTCTTCCAGAACGCTTTCACCTCCGTCAGCAGCTGCTCCCCGAGCCGGGCCAGCATCCTGACCGGCTTGCCCCAG CACCAGAACGGGATGTACGGGCTGCACCAGGACGTGCACCACTTCAACTCCTTCGACGGCGTGCGGAGCCTGCCCCTGCTGCTCAGCCGAGCACGTATCCGGACAG GGATAATTGGGAAGAAGCACGTTGGCCCAGAGGCCGTCTACCCCTTTGACTTTGCGTACACGGAGGAGAACAGTTCAGTCTTGCAGGTTGGGAGAAACATCACTCGAATCAAAGCGCTTGTCCGAAATTTCCTCCAGAGCCAGGATGAGAG GCCTTTCTTCCTCTACGTCGCCTTCCACGACCCCCACCGCTGTGGGCACTCCCAGCCCCAATACGGGGCCTTTTGCGAGAAATTTGGCAATGGAGAGAGCGGCATGGGCTGGATCCCCGACTGGAAGCCGCAGCTCTACAGCCCGGAGGAGGTGCAG GTCCCTCACTTCGTTCCAGACACGCCAGCTGCCCGGGCAGACTTGGCAGCCCAGTACACAACCATCGGACGCATGGACCAAG GCATCGGGCTGGTCCTGGAGGAGCTGCGGCGTGCTGGCTTCCTCAACAGCACGCTGGTGATCTACACCTCGGACAACGGCATCCCCTTCCCCAGTGGCAGGACCAACCTGTACCGTTCGGGCACTGCCGAGCCCCTGCTGATCTCCTCCCCGGAGCACGCCGGGCGCTGGGGGCAGGTCAGCCAGGCCTTTGCCAGCCTCCTAG ATCTCACGCCGACCATTTTGGACTGGTTCTCCATCCCCTACCCTAGTTACAGCATCTTTGGCGGAAAGAAAGTGCAGCTTACTGGaaaatctctgctgccagcacTGGAGCTGGAgcagccttgggccacagccttCAGCAGCCAGAGCCACCACGAGGTGACCATGTACTATCCCATGCGGGCCATCCAGCATCAGCAGTTCCGCCTCGTTCACAATCTCAACTACAGGATGCCCTTTCCCATCGACCAGGACTTCTACGTCTCGCCCACTTTCCAAGACCTGCTCAACCGGACCAGAGCCGGGCAGCCAACCCGCTGGAACAAGACCTTGCACGAGTATTACTACAGGGACCGCTGGGAGCTCTTCGACTGCAGCCGTGACCCCGCCGAGAGCCAGAACCTGGCCGCTGACCCCCGCTATGCCGCGGTCTTCGAGCTGCTTCACACGCGGCTCCTGAAGTGGCAGTGGGACACCAGCGACCCGTGGGTGTGCGCCCCGGATGCCGTCCTGGAGCAGAAGCTGAACCCCCAGTGCCAGCCGCTGCACAACGAGCTGTGA